The following are from one region of the Hydrogenophaga sp. BPS33 genome:
- a CDS encoding Bug family tripartite tricarboxylate transporter substrate binding protein translates to MKHRHEDHPTSIDRRTFVGASMAAVAGLLAPQAMAQQAFPSGPIKLILHTPPGGGNDAMARLFSLKMQESWGQPVVVENRTGGNGSIATQALIKSPADGHTMMVNMSALLSQLVVTERPGYKLSDLVPVSWICDIPIAIGVRSGLGVDSLKDLIALAKSSPGKLSYATAGPASSPNFVGELLKAETGTSIVHIPYRGDAPAVLDTVAGQVDIVLGALGTMSQYPDKIKVLATAGSGRFPTYPKVPTLTELGYPAVDMPGWAGLFAPVGTPPAVVQRWAAEIERLVKLPDVSRRMLEFGFLPVGQGPERFAAMMKDHLARFERVVAQGRIKVG, encoded by the coding sequence ATGAAGCATCGTCACGAAGATCACCCCACGTCCATCGACCGGCGCACCTTTGTGGGCGCCTCGATGGCGGCCGTTGCCGGCTTGCTGGCACCGCAGGCCATGGCCCAGCAAGCCTTTCCTTCCGGCCCCATCAAACTGATCCTGCACACGCCACCGGGTGGGGGGAACGACGCCATGGCGCGGCTGTTCTCGCTCAAGATGCAGGAGAGCTGGGGGCAGCCGGTGGTGGTGGAAAACCGCACGGGTGGCAACGGTTCCATCGCCACCCAGGCGTTGATCAAGTCGCCGGCCGATGGGCACACGATGATGGTCAACATGAGTGCGCTGCTGTCGCAACTTGTCGTGACAGAACGCCCCGGCTACAAGCTGAGCGACCTCGTGCCCGTCAGCTGGATCTGCGACATCCCGATCGCCATCGGTGTGCGCAGCGGCCTGGGCGTCGATTCGCTGAAAGACCTGATCGCCCTGGCCAAGTCCAGCCCGGGCAAGTTGTCCTATGCCACCGCCGGCCCCGCCAGCTCGCCCAACTTCGTGGGTGAACTGCTCAAGGCCGAAACGGGCACGTCGATCGTTCACATACCGTATCGGGGCGATGCGCCTGCCGTCCTCGACACCGTGGCCGGTCAGGTGGACATCGTGCTGGGTGCTTTGGGCACCATGTCCCAGTACCCCGACAAGATCAAGGTGCTGGCCACGGCCGGGTCGGGTCGCTTCCCCACGTACCCCAAGGTGCCCACGCTCACGGAACTGGGCTATCCCGCAGTCGACATGCCCGGGTGGGCGGGTCTGTTTGCCCCGGTGGGCACGCCACCCGCTGTGGTGCAGCGTTGGGCTGCCGAGATCGAGCGCCTGGTGAAGTTGCCCGACGTGTCGCGCCGCATGCTGGAGTTCGGCTTCCTGCCGGTGGGCCAAGGTCCCGAACGCTTCGCCGCGATGATGAAGGACCACCTGGCTCGTTTCGAGCGGGTGGTCGCACAAGGTCGCATCAAGGTGGGCTGA
- a CDS encoding Rieske 2Fe-2S domain-containing protein: protein MLSKEENEKLCHVSPGTPMGDVFRRFWNPFLMSSELPHPGCDPVRITLLGEELVAFRDASGQLGLLEEGCLHRGASLALGRLEEGGVRCIYHGWKFDFSGRLLETPNHLDPRVRDRLRAVAYPVREAGGLIWAYMGPPEHQPAFPDWHFMDLPVENLRVTRVEAEVNYMQQLEGGADTTHVGILHTNDARPGWMEEKFVATVDETNPAALASDDLAPAMEFETTEFGFRYASLRKLRGDTPQRNVRIVPIAMPSTRVIPSPMVQFVVFEVPMTDTRTATIGITYRLDGKQVDGHKLDEMGGRHDPKLFNPANNHYVGTWANRFGQDRQRMKDDWSGIRGIVAEDLAIAMSQGPIVNRAKEHLVAADMALVKARKQLLDSADRVRNGGTPIGVNADFRQVLACDQTVAQGTEWKSLLPLTSAAVA, encoded by the coding sequence ATGCTGTCGAAAGAAGAAAACGAAAAACTGTGCCACGTCTCACCCGGCACGCCCATGGGGGATGTGTTCCGGCGTTTCTGGAACCCGTTCCTGATGTCCTCGGAGTTGCCGCACCCCGGTTGCGATCCGGTGCGTATCACGCTGCTGGGCGAGGAACTGGTGGCGTTTCGCGATGCCTCAGGCCAGCTCGGTCTGCTGGAGGAAGGCTGCCTGCACCGCGGTGCTTCGCTGGCACTGGGCCGGTTGGAGGAGGGCGGCGTGCGCTGCATCTACCACGGCTGGAAGTTCGATTTCTCCGGCCGCTTGCTGGAGACGCCCAACCACCTCGACCCGCGCGTGCGCGACCGGTTGCGTGCCGTGGCCTACCCCGTGCGCGAAGCGGGTGGTCTGATCTGGGCCTACATGGGACCACCCGAGCACCAACCCGCGTTTCCGGATTGGCACTTCATGGACCTGCCCGTGGAGAACCTGCGCGTCACGCGCGTCGAGGCCGAGGTCAACTACATGCAACAGCTCGAAGGCGGTGCGGACACGACGCACGTCGGCATCTTGCACACCAACGATGCGCGTCCAGGCTGGATGGAAGAGAAATTCGTCGCCACTGTTGACGAGACAAACCCCGCCGCGCTGGCCTCGGACGACCTGGCACCGGCCATGGAGTTCGAAACGACCGAATTCGGCTTTCGCTACGCCTCCCTTCGCAAGCTGCGTGGGGACACGCCGCAGCGCAACGTGCGCATCGTGCCGATTGCCATGCCGTCCACGCGTGTCATTCCGTCACCGATGGTGCAGTTCGTGGTGTTCGAGGTGCCCATGACCGACACGCGCACCGCCACGATCGGCATCACCTACCGCCTCGACGGCAAGCAGGTCGATGGACACAAGCTCGACGAGATGGGGGGGAGGCACGATCCCAAACTCTTCAACCCGGCCAATAACCACTACGTCGGCACCTGGGCGAACCGTTTCGGCCAGGACCGCCAGCGCATGAAGGACGACTGGAGTGGCATTCGCGGCATCGTGGCGGAAGACCTGGCGATCGCCATGTCGCAGGGCCCGATCGTCAACCGCGCGAAGGAGCATCTGGTGGCGGCCGACATGGCGCTGGTCAAGGCGCGCAAGCAGCTGCTCGACTCGGCGGACCGGGTGCGCAACGGCGGGACCCCGATCGGCGTGAACGCCGATTTCCGGCAGGTTCTCGCGTGCGATCAGACGGTGGCGCAGGGGACCGAGTGGAAATCCCTGCTTCCTCTGACGTCGGCGGCCGTCGCGTGA
- a CDS encoding thiolase family protein: MNTFLTKPNRQPLAYLAGSAVTRYGRHEGQSSLDLMSQAAEAALADAGLQRGDVDGVLCGYTTTLPHIMLATLFAEHFGVRPSYATSLQMGGATGLGLLMQAAQLVRIGAARRILVVAGENRATGQSRDSVVQTLAQVGHPVFEVPLGASIPAYYGLVAARYMKDHGVGERDFAALAVLMRQHATRHPGAQFRTPITEDDVLASKPVASPLKLLDCCATADGGSAFVVTHEPCSAHAVRITCAAQHHNAQHVSAMEDITAFGAAGCVARALDGAGRSLADVEHAAIYDSFTITLGMLLEEIGLAPRGRAGPLAREGHFGRDGVLPLNLHGGLLSYGHCGVAGAMAHVVEAHLQLTGRAQDRQTRRAGLALLHADGGVLSSHVSVVLESA; the protein is encoded by the coding sequence GTGAACACATTTCTCACCAAGCCCAACCGACAGCCTCTGGCCTATCTGGCGGGATCGGCCGTGACCCGTTACGGTCGGCATGAGGGCCAATCCAGCCTGGACCTGATGTCGCAGGCAGCCGAAGCGGCCTTGGCCGATGCGGGCCTGCAGCGAGGCGATGTGGACGGCGTGCTGTGTGGCTACACGACAACCCTGCCGCACATCATGCTGGCGACGCTGTTTGCGGAGCACTTTGGCGTGCGCCCTTCATACGCGACATCGCTCCAGATGGGCGGCGCCACCGGCTTGGGGCTGCTGATGCAGGCCGCGCAGTTGGTGCGCATCGGGGCCGCCCGGCGCATCCTGGTGGTGGCCGGCGAAAACCGGGCCACCGGACAAAGCCGCGATTCGGTCGTGCAAACGCTCGCCCAGGTGGGCCACCCGGTCTTCGAAGTGCCGCTGGGCGCAAGCATTCCAGCCTACTACGGTCTGGTGGCGGCGCGCTACATGAAAGACCATGGGGTGGGCGAGCGCGACTTTGCGGCCCTGGCGGTGCTGATGCGCCAGCATGCCACCCGGCATCCCGGCGCGCAGTTTCGCACCCCCATCACGGAAGACGACGTGCTCGCGTCCAAGCCTGTGGCCTCGCCGCTGAAGCTGCTCGATTGCTGCGCCACGGCCGACGGCGGCAGTGCCTTCGTTGTGACGCACGAGCCCTGCAGCGCCCATGCGGTGCGCATCACCTGTGCGGCTCAACACCACAACGCGCAGCACGTCAGCGCCATGGAGGACATCACCGCGTTTGGCGCAGCCGGTTGTGTGGCGCGTGCCCTGGATGGGGCCGGTCGCTCGTTGGCCGACGTCGAGCACGCGGCGATCTACGACAGTTTCACCATCACGCTGGGCATGCTGCTCGAAGAAATCGGTCTCGCGCCGCGCGGACGTGCCGGGCCTTTGGCACGCGAAGGCCACTTTGGTCGCGACGGCGTGCTGCCCCTGAACCTGCACGGCGGCTTGCTCTCGTATGGGCACTGCGGCGTGGCGGGTGCGATGGCACACGTGGTGGAAGCCCACTTGCAGCTGACGGGTCGTGCGCAGGATCGGCAGACCCGCCGCGCCGGGCTGGCGCTGTTGCATGCCGACGGGGGCGTTCTGTCGTCCCACGTCAGCGTAGTTCTGGAGAGCGCATGA
- a CDS encoding TIM barrel protein, with translation MQAQALLSFNLGIVPGVTAMFDAPTLPQRLDAARASGFTGVEGAIPADPVAMRRLLDERGMHFVCLSFARGRTEQGELGIAALPDRGEAFQASLSDVLDAAEVLGCSMVHPVAGLVSEAARVEAASAYLDRLHLACEQASLAGVNVIIEPICAARQPAFFLQTQAQALGVLQAVNAPNLRIMADMFHAGLSGESTSKLARKHPGAIGLLQVSDVPHRRQPDPADPELQATLQALAAHGWNGWISGEYVPEGDLQASLAWTRLLHEYGVGLRPQAAVDPLF, from the coding sequence GTGCAAGCACAAGCGCTGCTTTCGTTCAACCTGGGCATCGTGCCGGGCGTGACGGCGATGTTCGATGCCCCAACGCTGCCGCAGCGGCTGGACGCTGCGCGCGCCAGTGGCTTTACCGGCGTGGAAGGAGCGATACCCGCAGACCCTGTGGCGATGCGGCGTTTGCTGGACGAGCGAGGCATGCACTTTGTGTGTTTGTCGTTTGCACGCGGGCGCACGGAACAAGGCGAGCTGGGGATCGCCGCCTTGCCCGATCGAGGCGAGGCGTTCCAGGCGTCCTTGAGCGATGTGCTGGACGCTGCCGAGGTGTTGGGCTGTTCCATGGTCCACCCTGTGGCGGGGCTGGTGTCTGAGGCTGCGCGCGTCGAAGCGGCTTCGGCCTACCTCGATCGCCTGCACCTGGCCTGCGAGCAAGCGAGCCTGGCGGGTGTGAACGTGATCATCGAACCGATCTGCGCAGCGCGCCAGCCCGCGTTCTTTCTGCAAACCCAGGCGCAAGCGCTGGGCGTCTTGCAGGCGGTCAATGCCCCGAACCTTCGGATCATGGCCGACATGTTCCATGCCGGTCTATCGGGGGAATCGACCAGCAAACTCGCCCGAAAGCACCCTGGCGCCATTGGTTTGCTTCAGGTGTCGGACGTGCCACACCGCCGCCAGCCCGATCCCGCGGACCCTGAACTGCAAGCCACGCTGCAGGCGCTGGCTGCGCACGGGTGGAACGGTTGGATCTCGGGTGAGTACGTGCCGGAAGGCGATCTCCAGGCCTCGCTGGCGTGGACACGCCTGCTCCATGAGTACGGGGTTGGGCTGCGGCCGCAGGCCGCAGTCGATCCGCTTTTTTGA
- a CDS encoding Zn-ribbon domain-containing OB-fold protein yields the protein MTASTPPLEFQRCGQCDRRWYFTRDFCPGCGSHDVQRQASQGSGVLYTSTLVHRAPAEAFRALVPFRLALVDMDEGFRVMGHTEADLAIDDRVVCEMRDIAGRLLPYFRKDVRVS from the coding sequence ATGACCGCGTCGACACCTCCGCTTGAGTTCCAGCGTTGTGGTCAATGCGACCGGCGCTGGTACTTCACCCGTGACTTCTGCCCCGGGTGCGGCAGCCACGATGTGCAACGCCAGGCTTCTCAGGGGTCGGGCGTTCTGTACACGTCCACGCTGGTTCACCGCGCCCCGGCAGAGGCATTCCGTGCCCTGGTGCCTTTTCGCCTGGCGCTGGTCGACATGGACGAAGGCTTTCGCGTGATGGGCCACACCGAGGCCGACCTCGCCATCGACGACCGCGTCGTGTGCGAGATGCGCGACATCGCCGGCCGTTTGCTTCCGTATTTTCGAAAGGATGTTCGTGTCTCTTGA
- a CDS encoding Rieske 2Fe-2S domain-containing protein yields the protein MLSHDDNELMCRSGPGTPMGQAMRRFWMPVATLTDLPEPGGDPRALELLGEQFVLWRDAAGRPGLFADGCAHRGASMLLARAEEDGLRCIYHGWKFAVDGSVLDVPNVTDAKFKQRIKGRAYPVREAGGLLWAYLGPKDKEPPFPAWPFMEVSEEHRITTTSIVDSNYVQVIEGFVDSSHLTILHSTALARTNGEDLDFAKKTNHMQFDAAPKLEADATDFGFHYVAMRPSGDKVMARVASFVAPFSVANPNGNLWLAAVPMNDERCYFFHVLWDEVQKVGLEPLRSKQKTFTGLDTPTLEQYGMTWETCDGPRTMKRENRFLQDRELMRQGHFSGFASFNQEDAACCVSAGGIRDRSYEMLCAADVGIARLYRALLDCAKAARDGREIPGADLQIGHVRGISAEIEAGADWRSLVPDHGIVSR from the coding sequence ATGCTGTCCCACGACGACAACGAATTGATGTGCCGCAGCGGCCCGGGCACGCCGATGGGCCAGGCCATGCGGCGCTTCTGGATGCCGGTGGCCACGCTGACCGATCTGCCGGAGCCTGGTGGCGATCCCCGTGCGCTCGAATTGCTGGGCGAGCAATTTGTGCTGTGGCGAGACGCGGCCGGGCGCCCGGGGCTGTTTGCCGATGGCTGCGCCCATCGCGGTGCCTCGATGCTGCTGGCGCGCGCCGAGGAAGATGGCCTGCGCTGCATTTACCACGGCTGGAAGTTTGCCGTGGACGGCTCGGTGCTGGATGTGCCCAACGTCACCGACGCGAAATTCAAGCAACGCATCAAGGGCCGCGCCTACCCCGTTCGCGAAGCCGGTGGGCTGCTGTGGGCCTATCTGGGCCCCAAGGACAAGGAGCCGCCATTTCCTGCGTGGCCTTTCATGGAGGTGTCGGAAGAGCACCGCATCACCACGACTTCGATCGTCGATTCCAACTACGTGCAGGTGATCGAGGGGTTTGTGGATTCCTCGCATCTGACGATCCTCCATTCCACCGCCCTCGCTCGCACGAACGGCGAAGACCTGGACTTCGCCAAGAAGACCAACCACATGCAGTTCGATGCGGCGCCGAAGCTGGAGGCTGATGCGACGGACTTTGGCTTTCACTACGTGGCGATGCGGCCGTCGGGCGACAAGGTCATGGCGCGCGTGGCGTCATTCGTTGCGCCGTTTTCTGTCGCAAACCCGAACGGAAACCTCTGGCTGGCGGCCGTGCCGATGAACGACGAGCGCTGCTACTTCTTCCACGTGCTGTGGGACGAGGTGCAGAAGGTGGGTCTCGAGCCGTTGCGCTCCAAACAGAAGACGTTCACGGGGCTGGACACGCCGACCCTTGAGCAGTACGGCATGACCTGGGAAACCTGCGACGGCCCGCGGACGATGAAACGCGAGAACCGCTTCCTGCAGGACCGGGAGCTGATGCGCCAGGGCCATTTCAGTGGCTTTGCCAGCTTCAACCAGGAGGACGCTGCCTGTTGCGTCTCGGCAGGCGGCATCCGGGACCGCAGCTACGAGATGTTGTGCGCGGCCGATGTCGGCATCGCCCGTCTCTACCGTGCCTTGCTCGATTGCGCGAAGGCCGCGCGCGACGGCAGGGAGATACCAGGCGCCGACCTGCAGATCGGCCATGTACGCGGAATTTCGGCGGAGATCGAGGCAGGAGCGGACTGGCGTTCGCTGGTGCCCGATCACGGCATTGTGAGTCGTTGA
- a CDS encoding acetate--CoA ligase family protein, whose translation MFVSLDPRAALRRALNPASIAVIGASDNPNKIGGRPIAYLSRYGYQGKVFPINPMRSDVQGMRAFPSLASLDTAPDLAIVAVPGDAAVDAVQQCADAGVSLCIIMSSGFGEVHEAGKRQEAAMRAMAKAAGMRLVGPNSQGLANFGTGAVASFSTMFTEVAPADGPIGIISQSGAMSVVPYGLLRARGLGVRHSHATGNDCDVTVCELATVVAEDPELKLLMLYLEQIPDPWHLAEAARVARERDLPIVVLKSGRTPAGQAAAQSHTGALASEDRSVDAFLQEHGIFRAQSVADLVASAPLYLQGWRPRGRRLVAISNSGAVCVLTADAATRAHMPLEPLSAHTQKELRSILPGFASVGNPVDITAALLTNSQLFGDILPVIARDPAADAFLVGVPVAGTGYDVDAFARDSAAFASDTKKPLVVAAPQELVAGPFRQQGLVTFTTEGEAIDALSNYLSHMELMAAARSHAPTFVRPSESAGPLVLLDEAQSLRSLGDAGVPVVAHRLCHSEAEAAAAFADLGAVRVVVKGCTAEASHKSELGLVELGLQSAQAVREAYARMVAAAGAAGIGLSGVLVAEQMKGQREMMIGARIDPVFGPQLLVGDGGKYVEAMPDISLLPATATLAQVERAVRSLRMAPLVDGVRGEPPIDLQAFCEAAVAVGRLIANPHSGIRQLDINPVIVCAQGAGCVAVDAVVYRADAVPIPTHDQKETTCCPTTTTN comes from the coding sequence ATGTTCGTGTCTCTTGACCCCCGAGCTGCGCTCAGACGTGCGCTGAATCCCGCCTCGATCGCCGTGATTGGCGCGTCGGACAACCCCAACAAGATCGGTGGGCGTCCCATCGCCTACCTGTCTCGCTACGGCTACCAGGGGAAGGTGTTCCCGATCAACCCCATGCGCTCGGACGTGCAGGGCATGCGTGCGTTTCCCAGCCTGGCGTCGCTGGACACGGCGCCCGATCTGGCCATCGTGGCTGTGCCCGGTGACGCTGCGGTGGACGCGGTGCAGCAATGTGCCGACGCGGGTGTGTCGCTGTGCATCATCATGAGCTCCGGCTTTGGTGAGGTGCACGAAGCAGGCAAACGCCAGGAGGCTGCGATGCGCGCCATGGCCAAGGCCGCCGGCATGCGCCTGGTCGGCCCCAACTCGCAGGGCCTGGCGAACTTTGGCACCGGTGCGGTGGCCAGCTTTTCGACCATGTTCACCGAGGTGGCGCCTGCCGACGGCCCCATCGGCATCATCAGCCAGAGCGGCGCGATGTCGGTCGTGCCTTACGGACTCTTGCGTGCGCGCGGCCTCGGTGTGCGGCATTCGCACGCCACCGGCAACGACTGCGACGTGACCGTGTGCGAACTGGCCACCGTGGTGGCCGAAGATCCCGAACTCAAACTGCTCATGCTTTACCTCGAGCAGATTCCCGACCCGTGGCATCTCGCCGAAGCCGCGCGCGTGGCGCGCGAGCGCGATCTGCCGATCGTGGTGCTCAAGTCCGGTCGCACCCCGGCCGGCCAGGCCGCCGCCCAGTCGCACACAGGCGCCTTGGCCAGCGAAGACCGTTCTGTCGATGCCTTCTTGCAGGAGCACGGCATCTTTCGTGCACAGTCTGTGGCGGACTTGGTGGCGTCTGCGCCGCTGTACCTGCAGGGCTGGCGCCCGCGTGGCCGGCGCCTGGTGGCGATCAGCAACTCCGGCGCGGTGTGCGTGTTGACGGCCGATGCCGCAACACGAGCACACATGCCCCTGGAGCCGTTGAGTGCCCACACGCAAAAGGAACTTCGGTCGATCCTCCCGGGCTTTGCGAGTGTGGGCAACCCCGTGGACATCACCGCTGCGCTGCTCACCAACAGCCAGCTGTTTGGCGACATCCTGCCTGTGATTGCGCGCGACCCGGCGGCCGACGCGTTCCTGGTGGGGGTTCCCGTGGCCGGAACGGGCTACGACGTGGACGCGTTTGCGCGCGATTCCGCCGCGTTCGCGTCCGATACCAAAAAGCCTCTGGTGGTGGCAGCGCCTCAGGAGCTGGTGGCCGGGCCGTTCCGCCAGCAGGGCCTGGTGACGTTCACCACCGAGGGCGAGGCCATCGACGCCTTGTCGAACTACCTCTCGCACATGGAGTTGATGGCGGCGGCGCGGTCGCATGCACCGACGTTTGTGCGTCCATCCGAATCAGCCGGGCCGCTGGTGCTGCTGGACGAAGCCCAGAGCCTGCGGTCGTTGGGGGATGCCGGTGTGCCCGTGGTTGCCCACCGCTTGTGCCACAGCGAAGCTGAGGCCGCTGCCGCTTTCGCAGACCTCGGTGCCGTGCGGGTGGTCGTCAAGGGATGTACCGCCGAGGCTTCGCACAAGTCCGAGCTGGGTCTGGTCGAGTTGGGCTTGCAAAGTGCCCAGGCCGTGCGCGAGGCCTATGCCCGCATGGTGGCTGCGGCTGGCGCGGCGGGAATTGGTTTGTCCGGTGTGCTGGTCGCCGAGCAGATGAAGGGCCAGCGGGAAATGATGATCGGCGCGCGCATCGACCCCGTGTTCGGCCCGCAACTGCTGGTGGGTGACGGCGGCAAGTACGTCGAGGCCATGCCTGACATCAGTCTGTTGCCCGCCACCGCCACCCTGGCCCAGGTCGAGCGCGCCGTGCGTTCGCTGCGCATGGCCCCCCTGGTCGATGGCGTGCGCGGCGAACCGCCCATCGATCTACAGGCGTTCTGCGAGGCCGCAGTCGCCGTGGGTCGCCTGATCGCCAATCCTCACAGTGGCATTCGCCAGCTCGACATCAACCCCGTGATCGTTTGCGCCCAGGGTGCTGGCTGCGTGGCTGTCGACGCGGTGGTGTACCGCGCGGATGCTGTCCCCATCCCTACCCACGACCAAAAGGAGACGACATGCTGTCCCACGACGACAACGAATTGA
- a CDS encoding Rieske 2Fe-2S domain-containing protein gives MGQVFRRFWNPVLLEEELPGPDGAPVRLRVLGENLIAFRDTSGRIGLIDEGCLHRRVSLALGRVEQGGIRCLYHGWKFDVDGKVLETPNAADTRIRDRLRTRAYKTRVEAGMVWAYMGPPENEPSFPNWRFMQLPTENLKVVRLDAAASYMQVLEGGADSSHVGILHTNFARPGWMDGDFEANSDEDNPAALATNDLAPDLLLEDTQFGFHYAAVRKIIDEGDPRKNIRIVPIAMPSTRIIPSPAMQFVVFEIPIDDENTRTFSVGFRTDGQPLVEDRYDELRGRDNRELVDPTTWTYLGNWDNGFGQKREAMTRDWSGIRGVVMEDLAMALSPGPILDRSEEHLVAADAAIVRARRQLLESARGLQAGRDPIGVGADLSGVIACDDTVAADAVWQSLAPGHHARRPS, from the coding sequence ATGGGCCAAGTGTTCCGGCGTTTCTGGAACCCGGTGTTGCTGGAGGAAGAGCTGCCGGGTCCTGACGGGGCACCTGTACGGCTTCGTGTGCTGGGCGAAAACCTGATCGCCTTCCGTGACACGTCAGGGCGTATCGGGTTGATCGACGAAGGCTGCCTGCACCGGCGCGTGTCGCTGGCGCTCGGGCGCGTCGAGCAGGGCGGCATCCGCTGCCTGTACCACGGTTGGAAGTTCGACGTGGATGGCAAGGTGCTGGAGACGCCCAATGCGGCCGACACGCGCATCCGCGATCGCCTGCGCACCCGCGCCTACAAGACCCGCGTGGAAGCCGGCATGGTATGGGCCTATATGGGCCCGCCGGAGAACGAACCTTCCTTCCCCAACTGGCGCTTCATGCAGTTGCCCACCGAGAACCTGAAGGTGGTGCGCCTGGACGCCGCCGCCAGCTACATGCAGGTGCTCGAAGGTGGCGCCGACAGCTCGCACGTGGGCATCCTTCACACCAACTTTGCGCGTCCGGGCTGGATGGACGGCGACTTCGAGGCCAACAGCGACGAAGACAACCCGGCCGCGCTCGCGACCAACGATCTCGCGCCCGACCTGCTGCTCGAAGACACCCAGTTCGGCTTCCACTACGCAGCCGTGCGCAAGATCATCGACGAAGGCGATCCGCGCAAGAACATCCGCATCGTGCCCATCGCCATGCCGAGCACGCGCATCATCCCGTCGCCAGCGATGCAGTTTGTCGTGTTCGAGATTCCGATCGACGACGAGAACACACGCACCTTCAGCGTCGGCTTCCGCACGGACGGCCAGCCGCTGGTCGAAGACCGCTACGACGAACTGCGCGGACGCGACAACCGCGAACTGGTCGATCCGACCACCTGGACCTACCTGGGCAACTGGGACAACGGCTTCGGCCAGAAGCGCGAGGCGATGACCCGGGACTGGTCGGGCATTCGCGGCGTGGTGATGGAAGACCTGGCCATGGCGCTGTCGCCCGGACCCATCCTCGACCGCAGCGAAGAGCACTTGGTGGCCGCCGATGCAGCCATCGTGCGGGCCCGTCGGCAGCTACTGGAATCGGCACGTGGATTGCAGGCCGGGCGCGATCCCATCGGTGTCGGGGCGGATCTATCGGGTGTCATCGCCTGCGATGACACCGTGGCCGCCGATGCCGTCTGGCAGTCGCTGGCACCGGGACACCACGCCCGTCGTCCTTCATGA